GATGGGCTTGGCGGTGTTGagttagtagttggacttgatgattttaaagataTCTTTAACTGcaatggttctgtgattcttatCCTCCAAAACTAATAGCTCTCAGGGACATGCTTTTTCTTTACCCAAATGCTAACAGGCTGATATGTGCTTATGGTATCTCTTTGCTCCATGGCGATGAAAACTGTGTGAGTGTGCAGCCTCTGCTTCTTTTTCGGGAGTCTGTCCTTTACTTTTACAGATTCAAACATGCCTTAGGTAGTTTTTGCTTACTTCTCCAAATCTAGTGCTCAAACAGCTTATAAAAGATACACTTTCTTACAGCATAAATGACTTTTTACTTTTGTAACAGCTAGTGTTCATGTAAACGAAGTCCAGTTGTGCTCTTCTTTCATTCCAAATATAGTAATGCTTTGCTATCCTCCTGTGTTTATTATGTGTTCAGTTTCAAACTGACCGATTTTTCTTAAGTCTCGTAACTTAATCACCTTTCTTATGTAATGACATTGAAAGGCTATATGGTGTGTGGTGACACAAATAAGCATGTGTTCAAAGAGCGCAGGGAGAAGTGTGAAGCAGAAGCTGTCTTAAGGGGGAAAAGAACTGATACACATTCCCACTCATTAGAATTAGATAAGGGAATTTACTTAGTTGGGGTTTGCAAAACTGATGGCTGGCTTAGAATGCAGTGAAAGTGCCCTGGATTTCAGTTTCTTAAAGCTAGAGGGGGGCGGTGTCTGACAGGCTGGATACAGATTTGGGATAAGGTTTTTGGCAAGTGTCTAGAACAAGAGTTCTTATGCACAGAGGTGTGGACACAGCTATTCTGTCATTCATAGAGATGCCCGGGAGTCCAGAACTGAAAGTCTATTGTTCAGGATGAACAACATAAATGACCTGCTCATAAGGAACTGCTGATGTGGTGTTTCTGTACTCATGTTTTGTTATGATGGATATGCCTTTATTACTTCAGCTGGGGAAAAGCCTGTTAACATTACTTGATATGCAGTTGATTCTCAAAGCAGTGAGGGATTTGTAACCTTATTTAATTGTTGCTGAACCAGAGTTTGTATAAAAATGTACTTAGGCTGCAGAGACCTTGTGAGATTTTTCTAGCATGGGCTTAGCCTGCAAATGGATCTGAATCTGACCACTGAAACCTTGATAGCATTAGTCTTGTTTGGGCTAAAGGATGAAGGAATTGGGTGTGCCTTCTTGAGTGTGAAAGTAAATGTTAGTTCAGGTTGAGGATGTGTGAAACTTGGACTGAAATGAATGCTTAGTTGTTTTTATTATCCTCTTTGGATAACTTCAGCAGGGTTTACCCAAAGATTACTTTGCATTAAAGCAATATATTCTCACTCCTAGTGCTTTGAATGTGAACGTATTTCTCACTGGCTGTAATTTTGTCCCCAGCTGCTCCTATCTGCGCTGAAGCACCCTTGCAGGAAATGGTGATCGAGGAAGAAtatgaaaaagaggaagaagacgTGGAGATGAAGAAGGAGCTGTGCCCCTACGCTGCAGTAGGAGAGTGTCGTTATGGAGAAAACTGTGTGTATATCCATGGGGATGTGTGTGATATGTGTGGACTGCAGGTCTTGCATCCAATTGATGCtgcacagagatcccagcacATAAAGGTAAGCAAACAGCTGTCTGGTGTTAAACAGCTTGAAGTTCTTGCTTCCTAGCTCCCTGCAATTGCTTGTCACTAATTCCCTTTTATTTGAGGGTGCATCCAGGTCAGACAGTGAAAGAAATTCCTGTTGTAAACTGGACTCTTCCTGTCAGGGCCATATTCAAAAGCAGCTGGGTTTCCTTATCTCTACTGGGAGAGAAGTCTGCTAAAAGATACTGGAGCTTTGTTCTTTGCCTGGTAAAAGTGAATGGTCTTACAGATTGCCATTCTCATGTTTAAAAGCAGTGTCTGAAGAAAGGGATTTGAACTCTGAATTGGTTCTCTGAGCAAACTTTTTTAGGTTAAAGATTTTTCAGCTTAATCATATTTGTTATGTAAAACATCAGAGTAAAACTGAGCTTAAAAACGTGTTTAGAGTTCACCGGGTGACCAGTTGTCTCTGTAGTTGTTATCTCTGTCTCTTCCTTCCAGTCTTGCATTGAAGCTCAtgagaaggacatggagctTTCCTTTGCCGTCCAGCGTAGCAAAGACATGGTGTGCGGGATCTGCATGGAGGTGGTGTATGAGAAAGCCAATCCCAGCGAGCGCCGCTTTGGGATCCTCTCCAACTGCAGCCATACTTATTGCCTCAAGTGCATCCGCAAGTGGAGAAGTGCTAAGCAATTTGAGAGCAAGATTATAAAGTGAGGCGCTTTCCCATTTCGCTTGTGCTTTGTTACTTGTCACAAGTTACCAAGTTCTTCCACAGCTTGGAACAGACTTCCAGAAGCAGACCGCACAGAGACTGCGTTTAATGCATACTAACTTTAGTTTGGAAGAGAAGTAATTGTTAGGGATGACATTTACACTCTGATTTGGTTAATATGGATTAAGTTTGTGAGACTGACTTAATGGTAGCATGtagctttcatattttttagTAGCACATTGTCCAATGGTTACTGTTTACATCTTGGACACCCAGCCAGGAGTCTGAAATCAGATTAACCAGTTCAGAATGTATGCTGCTTAATCATTGCTGCCCTAGTTCATTAATCACTTGGCAAAACATTTCTCCATTTAAAGGCTGttccaaaaaaccccaaatttccaatcaaataaatacagaaatcaaagcaaaataaatttatttaattCTAAAGAACCGGGAGTCTGTGTGAAGTGttttttcaagcttttctgAGACAGGCTGGCCAGCTGCTGTTGCCATTGAGTTCTTGAAGAAAAGAGTTTATGTTATCTTTATATACAAGACAGAATCTAGATTGACAAGCTCATACAGCAAGCGTGCGGGTACAGCGTGCCCTTAAAGATGGATATATGCCATGACTTGATAGACAGGAGAGAGCACGCCCTGTGGTTTGGAGTTTTGCAGCACAGTCTGTTCGTTCCCCAGGTCCTGCCCAGAATGTCGGATCACATCTAACTTTGTCATTCCAAGTGAGTACTGggtggaggagaaggaagagaagcagaaactCATTCAGAAATACAAGGAGGCAATGAGGTAGGAGCACTGGAGCCTTTTTTCAGGTGGGGACTGTAGAGATAAAGGCACACCTGGAGAAGGGTGCTGATGTAACACCCTCTCAcacctcctttcccctgccacATGTGAAGCACGCCCTTGCCTATCTGCACACAACCACACAGCTACAAAGCTGTTCCTATGTGCTTTGAGCTCAGTCTTTCCCTTCCACACACACAACGCTGGTGCTGTGGCCCTAAGTGCCCTCAGCGTCCCTAAGCACGCGTCCACCCACACACACCGTGTAATACCGTGGTTTTGCGTGTAGGTATATACTgacaaaatgctttcagttcTGAAAGGTACCTGAGATCCTTTTGGACTGTGGGTAAATACAGTTGTGAAGCCTGGTTGGAGTCTGCTGTGAGTAAGGGTTGCgatgttttcctttccagcaACAAGCCGTGCAGGTACTTCGATGAAGGCCGTGGGAGCTGTCCATTTGGAGGGAACTGCTTTTACAAACATGCGTATCCTGATGGACGCCGAGAGGAGCCACAGAGACCTAAAGTAGGGACTTCAAGTAGATACCGGGTcagtgtgtgctgggtgctgtcCTTTCTATCTAGAGAGAATGCGAAGGGTACACATTAGATCAGCTGCCTTGAGCACAGGGAAATGTtgactctcttttttttttcacttctgatAGACTTCTAATGGTGAATTGGAAAGAGGCAGTGGTCTAAAGTTTGTGAATGCTGGAGGCCAAGAGGGGAAGAGtgaattttaaaatctttcctaGTCCACCACCATACTGAAGTAGAAATGTTGGGTAGCATTAATAGGGGTGAATTCTCCTGGAGGTCAGTATGTCCCTGAGAGAGAGACAGGGTTTCTTGCATGTCAGAAAGCATGCTGGGGGCTGGACCTGGTCAGCCTCTGGGAAGGCTCTTAGCCTGcgctgctggggcagctggggCAATGCTTGTGTTGCGCTTGCAGGCCCAGCGAAGGAATCGGTTCTGGGAGTTCATCGAGGAGCGAGAGAACGGTGATCCGTTTGAGACCGACGAGGACGAGGTGGTGACCTTTGAGCTTGGCGAGATGTTGCTGATGCTGTTGGCAGCAGGAGGTGACGATGAGCTAACGGATTCCGAGGACGAGTGGGACTTGTTTCACGATGAGCTGGAAGATTATTACGACTTGGATCTATAGCACCTGTCAGTGGAGTATGGACTGTCGTCTTGGCTTCAGGCAGTAGCTATTACCTGTGGTGTTGTGGCAGTGCCTGTGTTTCTCCTAGGCAGGCCGATCAATTCCAGGTGCTGTTGTAATAACTTTTACCCAGGGTCTGTCtcttcccatcccctcccaccccaggagtgttgtttttcctctgtttaaacaaataacaagaaataaatctttaaaatgttagtttttgtaaaaataaatttaactgTCAAACAGTTAGCTTAGGTTCGTTGCTTCATCTGTGTACCCAACGGAGTTCACCCAGTTCCAGGGTTAAAAGTGTTTACAGAACTTCCACACTCATTTTGAAGAGCCCAGATACAAAAATGAGCAGTGGCCATGCAGTGGGGATGTAAATTGGCTGATGGCCTCGTTTCTGTCTTTGTACCAGGATTTCTGACTTCAGACCGGACGCAAGTACTCTCGTTCTGGCGTCAGGTCCGTTCCAGCCCCCTCATGTACACGTCTTCATTTGTGATTTTGGTCTCTTGTTTACTTGCACATTACTATTACTACTGTGTAACCAGAACCCGGTGTGAACGTTCTGGGTTTTTACTGTGTTTAGCATGAAAGGAAGATGTCTTTGTGAAAGGAGAACTCTCTATGTGTATATACAGATAAATGTAGAGTTGGACCtcaaggatggggagactctGTGTaagttaaaaataacaaaaaccaTCTTTCATCCCCTCTTGGTGCATGAAGCCTAGCCTCTAATTGGACACGACACTGGTTCAGTGGTCTCGGCCCAGTCTGTGGCAATGATCTTAACTATCGCTTAAGTGACTCGATGGCGCTCCCTAATACACCAGCTCTCCTTCACGTGTATGGTTCGGGTTGTCCAGGAGCAGGAATCCGGTTAGCCAAGGCACAGTCAGAGGAAGACCAGAGAGAGGCCCCTTTAGCTTTACTGCTCTCCACGTTTTAGAGCTCAGCATAACCGTGTAAGCTGGCAGCTTCACCGGGAAGCCGCTGCGTCTCTCGGCTGGCGGGCGGCACGCTGCCCGGTCAAGCTGCCCGCTTGATGCGAGTTATTGCTTACAAAGGCAGTCGTGCAGTTTCTGGCTGTAATTTGCATTGAGAAATT
Above is a window of Colius striatus isolate bColStr4 chromosome 1, bColStr4.1.hap1, whole genome shotgun sequence DNA encoding:
- the MKRN1 gene encoding E3 ubiquitin-protein ligase makorin-1 isoform X2, translated to MAEAVALGTTAGAAAALGTSAVAAAAGATAADFDFAVVPPPVMGPGGGGWTKQVTCRYFMHGVCKEGDNCRYSHDLSTGQSAMVCRYYQRGCCAYGDRCRYEHTKPLKEEELADMNLDMNPDEKMYPSVSSDFIPLPETVEEIITEIEDEDVDLAAAGVGDEDWVNAVEFVPGQPYCGRAAPICAEAPLQEMVIEEEYEKEEEDVEMKKELCPYAAVGECRYGENCVYIHGDVCDMCGLQVLHPIDAAQRSQHIKSCIEAHEKDMELSFAVQRSKDMVCGICMEVVYEKANPSERRFGILSNCSHTYCLKCIRKWRSAKQFESKIIKSCPECRITSNFVIPSEYWVEEKEEKQKLIQKYKEAMSNKPCRYFDEGRGSCPFGGNCFYKHAYPDGRREEPQRPKAQRRNRFWEFIEERENGDPFETDEDEVVTFELGEMLLMLLAAGGDDELTDSEDEWDLFHDELEDYYDLDL
- the MKRN1 gene encoding E3 ubiquitin-protein ligase makorin-1 isoform X3; the encoded protein is MAEAVALGTTAGAAAALGTSAVAAAAGATAADFDFAVVPPPVMGPGGGGWTKQVTCRYFMHGVCKEGDNCRYSHDLSTGQSAMVCRYYQRGCCAYGDRCRYEHTKPLKEEELADMNLDMNPDEKMYPSVSSDFIPLPETVEEIITEIEDEDVDLAAAGVGDEDWVNAVEFVPGQPYCGRAAPICAEAPLQEMVIEEEYEKEEEDVEMKKELCPYAAVGECRYGENCVYIHGDVCDMCGLQVLHPIDAAQRSQHIKSCIEAHEKDMELSFAVQRSKDMVCGICMEVVYEKANPSERRFGILSNCSHTYCLKCIRKWRSAKQFESKIIKSCPECRITSNFVIPSEYWVEEKEEKQKLIQKYKEAMSNKPCRYFDEGRGSCPFGGNCFYKHAYPDGRREEPQRPKVGTSSRYRTSNGELERGSGLKFVNAGGQEGKSEF
- the MKRN1 gene encoding E3 ubiquitin-protein ligase makorin-1 isoform X1 — protein: MAEAVALGTTAGAAAALGTSAVAAAAGATAADFDFAVVPPPVMGPGGGGWTKQVTCRYFMHGVCKEGDNCRYSHDLSTGQSAMVCRYYQRGCCAYGDRCRYEHTKPLKEEELADMNLDMNPDEKMYPSVSSDFIPLPETVEEIITEIEDEDVDLAAAGVGDEDWVNAVEFVPGQPYCGRAAPICAEAPLQEMVIEEEYEKEEEDVEMKKELCPYAAVGECRYGENCVYIHGDVCDMCGLQVLHPIDAAQRSQHIKSCIEAHEKDMELSFAVQRSKDMVCGICMEVVYEKANPSERRFGILSNCSHTYCLKCIRKWRSAKQFESKIIKSCPECRITSNFVIPSEYWVEEKEEKQKLIQKYKEAMSNKPCRYFDEGRGSCPFGGNCFYKHAYPDGRREEPQRPKVGTSSRYRAQRRNRFWEFIEERENGDPFETDEDEVVTFELGEMLLMLLAAGGDDELTDSEDEWDLFHDELEDYYDLDL